From Proteus vulgaris:
TCACTAAAGCTTCACTAATAACTGGAGCTGTCGTTAAAGCGACGCATTGTTCAATCACGTTAACTAATTGACGCACATTTCCGGGCCAACTTGCTGTCATCAAGCATTTCATCGCATCAGTGGAAAAACTTCGGACAAAAGGCTTATGGCGTTTAGCTGATTCGCGTAATAGGTGATTTGCAAGCACAGGAATGTCTTCAGCTCTCTCACTTAATGTAGGAATTCGTAGATTCACCACATTTAAACGATAGAACAAATCTTCACGGAATTCATTACGTTCCATCGCTTTAGGTAAATCACGATGTGTGGCAGAAAGGATACGGACATCAATATCAATATCACGGTTGCTTCCTAATGGGCGAACTTTTCGCTCTTGCAAAACACGTAATAATTTAACTTGTAATGCCATTGGCATATCGCCAATTTCATCTAAAAACAGTGTACCGCCTTCAGCCGCCTGAAATAGACCTTCACGACTACTTACTGCTCCTGTAAAAGCACCTTTCGCATGACCGAATAGTTCAGATTCTAAAAGTTGTTCTGGTAAGGCGCCACAGTTAATGGCTATAAAAGGCTTTTTGGCTCTAGGACTTGCACGATGAATAGCTTGAGCAAGAACTTCTTTACCTGTACCACTTTGGCCATTAATAAGTACACTGACATCAGATTGTGCGACTAACTTTGCTTGCTCTAATAAACGTAGCATTTGTGGGCTACGCGTCACGATATCTTTTGACCACTCTTCATCTGAAACCGTGGTCACTAATTCCAGCGCTTCATCAATTGCCTTATAAAGTGCATCTCGATCAACGGGTTTAGTTAAAAAGCTAAATACACCTTGTTGTGTTGCTGCAACGGCATCAGGAATAGAGCCATGAGCAGTTAGAATAATGACTGGCATTCCGGGTTGCTGGCGCTGTATTTCAGCAAACAATGCCATACCATCCATTTCATCCATGCGCAGATCGCTAATAACAAGGTCTATTTTTTCTTTTAAGAGAAGTTTTAGTGCTTCTTGCCCACTTTCAGCGGTGAAGATATGAAAACCTTCACTTGTTAACCGCATACCAAGTAACTTTAATAGCCCAGGATCGTCATCGACAAGTAAAAGATTTGCTGATTTATGGCCAGCCATGCACATTCTCCTTATTTAGATCCTGCTTCAGTCGGTTTAGCATCCTGTTTTTCTATTTCAGTTTTAACAGGCTCAGGTTTAACCACTTCAGGTTTTGCAGATTCTGGTTTTGAAGGTTCAGGTTTAACCGCTGTTGCAGAAGGTGTTTTTTCCTCACCCTTTGTTTTTTCTGTTATCGATTGTGTATGTGTAGAAGTAGACTTTTCAGTCGGTTTTTCAACGACTGGCTTTTCAACAACTGTCTTTTCTGTTTCAGGGGATGTGGTTGCCACACTCTCCGTTAAGTCTTCATTTTGTGATAACGAATCAACAGAGCCACTTTGTTTTCTATTCGATAACTGCCTTTCAATTTGGGTAAGGCTTTCAAGCTTCTTCAGTGTGATATTCAGTTCATGCTGTAATGCATTATTCTCTTTTCTTAGGGTATCTATTCTATTATCTGTTTCTGTGGTTAAACGACGATAACGATTTTTTTCTTCTGCTAAAGAGAGAATGAGTGTTTGATTTTCAATCCATGTTGATAATAAAACACGCATAGAACTTGGAAATTGTAGCTTATAGCTTTCTAGTAACACTAATTGTGTTCGACGATCAGCAATCGTCATACCAGCACGCTCTAATAAAATGCTTTTATAAAATGCATCATCCCAACCTGTAACGACAACACTATTTGCTTGGCGTTGTGCTTCTGTAGTCATAATGCGATTCGTACATTCAATTGTGCGTAACCAATAAAGTGCATTATTAATGCCTTCATCATAAAAAGCACTTAATGTTTTACATTCAGCCCAACGGTAATCAATTGTTCTTTGTTTAACAACGGGTACATCAGGCTCGGGTTCTAACGACGCAGTGAGCGACTTTGGTGTACAGCCCGAAAGAACCAGTGGAAGCATAATAAACAAGACACACTGTTTCCAATTTAATGCGATCTTTCTAGTTGATGCAGGAGCCATAGATAACGGTTCAGTACCAAGCATCTGTTTATTTATTTTTTTATACTCATGATGAGGAGATGCTTGTATTTGTGACCTGATTTGCATTATTTATTCTCAGAAAGTAGCGGTAATTCAATACGAAAACAGACATCGGCATAGTCAGAAGGAACAACACTTAATTCACCTTCCATTCTTTTGATACAGTCATGAGCAATGCTTAAACCTAAACCACTTCCTTTTACAGCACCTTTGCGTAGTAAAGAACCTTGAAAAAAGGGCTCAAAAATCATTTTTTGTTCAGATTCAGGGATAGGCGTTCCTTTATTGGCTATATCAATCACTATCTTCTGTTCAACTTGATAACTAGAGATCCAGATATTACCTGATTCAGCACCATAGTGCACCGCATTCGAATAGAGATTGTCGATAACTCGTGATAATAATGTCGCTTCTGCTCGACATTTTGTCAGATTAAGTGAAATTATCGTTTTAATCTCTTTTGCTCTAGCAGGTAAGCTGTGTGCTAATACCACATCATTCACTAAATGAGTTAAATCGACCTCTTCAATTTGCTGAGGAACCTCAGAAAGTTTACGATTATAATCAAGTAGTTGTTCAATCAATAACTGTAACTGTTTACTACTATTATCAAGAATAGAAACCACTTCTTTTTGATCGAGCGTTAAAGGACCCGCAACTTCATCAGCTAATAATTCTGTACCTTCTCGCATACTAGCAAGTGGCGTTTTTAACTCATGAGAAATATGACGTAAAAACTCATGACGTTGTGATTCAAGCCATGCTAATCGTTCACTTAACCAAATAATACGTTGAGCTAACGATCGAAGCTCTCTAGGCCCTTGAAAAGAATCCAAATTGTTACTAAGCGTTCGCCCTTCTCCCAATCGATTGATCATCTTTTCAATTCCCTTAACTGGGCCGATGATCATTCGTGTAAATAGTGCGATGAGGATCAAACTGAATACGAACACAATAAGACTTTGCCAGCCGAAATAACGTCCTTTCTCAGCAATTGCCATTTGTAACTGTTCGCCACGGCTAAAGATAATCTCTTTTGTTAGCATTACTATACGATTATTGGCATAAGAGAACTGCTCAAGAGCTTGTTGCATATCTTTCGTAGGTTCACTGCTTTCACACTGAATAGACTTTAGCTTTTCAAGTGAAGAATTAAGCACGTCGGCTTCTTTAGATGAAGAAAGTGGAATTATGGTTTGTTGTAATGTTGAGAAGAGTTTGGTGTATTGCTGATAGCGTTGTTGGTACATATCATCATCAGTCTTATCACGTAAAACACAATAACGACGATAGTTTCCTTCCATCTCAATAGCTAAATTTCGCATAACTTCACTGCGTTCAGTATCAGCTAATGCATTTTTATTAGTAATTGCTGCTTGATTACTTAATTGATCGAGACTTTGATAAGCTTGATAAGCAAGGACAAGTAAAGGTAATAGCACCATCCAAAATGCCATTATCACGAGCTGTCTTAAAGAACGAGGAAAAATACGCCACTTTTTCAATGAAATCATCTCAACACCTATTAGAGTAATGCGATGCTACATGACTTGATAACAAGAAAAAAGTCCGACATTAGAAAATCAGGTGAGGATAACAAACACAAGCGAGAAAATATGACAGGCTCTAGAAGTGGGAGAGCGGAATATCTTACTGAGATATTCCGCCCGTCAAAATTTCATCTCTTTTCTCTCTAAAAGAGGATGAAGGTGGTGCCTCACTCCACGTGTCGCCCTGTGTTTGATAAGGTCCGAAGACGAGTATCATGATGTTGGACGGTAGGCACCTTACTCTGGCGTCATTCCTGGCTTATGTGGTATGTTCCCACCCATATTGTGGACCGACATAAAAAGTTGAATGAGCAACTGATTTATATAATGCACAACGCGTGCCAACTTTTCAAGAATAACATTAAGTAATTGAAAGAAAACAAGAAATAAAAACACCTCTATGATATTTTAATTACGTCTCTCTTTTATCTAGTTATAAAGTAACCAAGCTGTCTCCATATCCAGACAGAGTTACCCCATATTTTATAAACGCTTATATTTCAATAAATTAAGTGTCGCCAAAAAGAGACAAGCTAATGACTAAGTGTCGTTGTTTTTACACAATAAAAAATAATGCCTTTATTATCAATACAATAAAGCCTCTCGCTAAGTAGAGGCTTTATGTATTTACTACTAAGATAATTTACTTCTAATTAATCAAACTGCTTCCTTGCATTACGGAATAGTCGCATCCAAGGGCTATCTTCACCCCAGTTATCAGGATGCCAAGAGTTACTGACCGTTCTAAATACACGCTCAGGATGAGGCATCATAATAGTTGAACGTCCATCCTTTGTTGTAACAGCCGTGATCCCTTTTACTGAACCATTAGGATTTAATGGGTATTGTTCTGTTGGTTGACCATAATTATCAACAAAACGTAATCCCACTAAATTTTGTGCCTCTAATTGTGCTAATTGTTCAGCATGACGAAATTCCGCAAAACCTTCCCCATGAGAAACAGCGATAGGCATTTGTGAACCCACCATGCCCTGTAGCAATAATGATGGGCTTTCTGTCACTTTGACCAAACTAAAGCGAGCTTCAAAACGCTCAGAACGGTTACGAACAAAACGAGGCCATAAATCCGCCCCCGGAATAAGTTCAGATAATGTTGACATCATTTGACAACCATTACAGACACCAAGCGATAAGGTATCTTGGCGTTCAAAGAATTGAGTAAATTCATCACGTAAACGAGAATTAAATAGAATAGATTTAGCCCAACCTTCACCTGCACCTAATACGTCACCGTAAGAGAATCCTCCGCACGCCACCAGCACATCAAAATCACTTAATGAACGTCGTGACGAATGTAGGTCACTCATATGAACGTCAATAGCATCAAAACCAGCTCGGTCAAAAGCTGCCGCCATTTCAACATGAGAGTTAACGCCTTGCTCTCTTAGTACAGCAATACGAGGGCGGCTTCCTGTTGCAATATAAGGAGCTGCAATATCTTCGCTTGGGTCAAAGGTTAAATGCACGTTTAATCCCGGATCATTGATGTCCTGTTTTGCCTGATGTTCTTCATCAGCACACTCAGGGTTATCGCGTAAACGTTGCATTTGCCATGTTGTTTCAGCCCACCAAAGACGTAGCGTACTGCGTTTTTCATTATAAACTTCAGTTTCACGACTTTGAATTATAACGGCATCATCTTGTGTTGCTTGACCTAAATAGTGTAAGCAATCGGCTAAACCGCATTGGGTAAATAATGATTCAACTGCATCTTGATGTTGAGCACTAATTTGGATCACGCCACCTAGCTCCTCATTAAAGAGTCCCGCTAAGATATCTTCATCATAAGCACTAATATCAACATTTAACCCACAGTGACCAGCAAACGCCATTTCTGCAAGAGTGACAAATAAACCGCCATCAGAGCGATCATGATAAGCCAACAATTTGCCTTCATTGACCAATTGTTGCATCACATTAAAGAATTGTTTTAGCTGTTCTACATTACGAAGGTCTGCGGCTTTTTGACCTAACTGGCGATAAACTTGTGCTAAAGCTGTCGCACCTAATGCGTTATGTCCATTACCCAGATCAATCAGATATAAACGGTTACCTGATTGTGTCGATAATTCAGGCGTTACCGTTTTACGTACATCTTCAACGCGAGAGAATGCTGTAATAACTAAAGAAAGCGGAGAGGTAACTTCTTTGTTTTTTCCATCTTTATCCTGCCAACGTGTTTT
This genomic window contains:
- a CDS encoding sensor histidine kinase, coding for MISLKKWRIFPRSLRQLVIMAFWMVLLPLLVLAYQAYQSLDQLSNQAAITNKNALADTERSEVMRNLAIEMEGNYRRYCVLRDKTDDDMYQQRYQQYTKLFSTLQQTIIPLSSSKEADVLNSSLEKLKSIQCESSEPTKDMQQALEQFSYANNRIVMLTKEIIFSRGEQLQMAIAEKGRYFGWQSLIVFVFSLILIALFTRMIIGPVKGIEKMINRLGEGRTLSNNLDSFQGPRELRSLAQRIIWLSERLAWLESQRHEFLRHISHELKTPLASMREGTELLADEVAGPLTLDQKEVVSILDNSSKQLQLLIEQLLDYNRKLSEVPQQIEEVDLTHLVNDVVLAHSLPARAKEIKTIISLNLTKCRAEATLLSRVIDNLYSNAVHYGAESGNIWISSYQVEQKIVIDIANKGTPIPESEQKMIFEPFFQGSLLRKGAVKGSGLGLSIAHDCIKRMEGELSVVPSDYADVCFRIELPLLSENK
- the qseG gene encoding two-component system QseEF-associated lipoprotein QseG → MQIRSQIQASPHHEYKKINKQMLGTEPLSMAPASTRKIALNWKQCVLFIMLPLVLSGCTPKSLTASLEPEPDVPVVKQRTIDYRWAECKTLSAFYDEGINNALYWLRTIECTNRIMTTEAQRQANSVVVTGWDDAFYKSILLERAGMTIADRRTQLVLLESYKLQFPSSMRVLLSTWIENQTLILSLAEEKNRYRRLTTETDNRIDTLRKENNALQHELNITLKKLESLTQIERQLSNRKQSGSVDSLSQNEDLTESVATTSPETEKTVVEKPVVEKPTEKSTSTHTQSITEKTKGEEKTPSATAVKPEPSKPESAKPEVVKPEPVKTEIEKQDAKPTEAGSK
- the glrR gene encoding two-component system response regulator GlrR; this encodes MAGHKSANLLLVDDDPGLLKLLGMRLTSEGFHIFTAESGQEALKLLLKEKIDLVISDLRMDEMDGMALFAEIQRQQPGMPVIILTAHGSIPDAVAATQQGVFSFLTKPVDRDALYKAIDEALELVTTVSDEEWSKDIVTRSPQMLRLLEQAKLVAQSDVSVLINGQSGTGKEVLAQAIHRASPRAKKPFIAINCGALPEQLLESELFGHAKGAFTGAVSSREGLFQAAEGGTLFLDEIGDMPMALQVKLLRVLQERKVRPLGSNRDIDIDVRILSATHRDLPKAMERNEFREDLFYRLNVVNLRIPTLSERAEDIPVLANHLLRESAKRHKPFVRSFSTDAMKCLMTASWPGNVRQLVNVIEQCVALTTAPVISEALVTQALQGENTALPTFAEARGHFEMTYLRKLLQMTKGNVTQAARMAGRNRTEFYKLLSRHELDANDFKE